A single window of Taeniopygia guttata chromosome 1, bTaeGut7.mat, whole genome shotgun sequence DNA harbors:
- the C1H11orf87 gene encoding uncharacterized protein C11orf87 homolog isoform X1 yields the protein MSAKLSKELRLSLPPCLLNRTSATLNTSSTCITQVGQLFQSFSSTLVLIVLVTLIFCLILLSLTTFHIHKRKMKKRKMQKAQEEYERDHCARSSNSSSQHPGTVVQGEAPQGRDSRLGRPPQDSEIQRSSPSAAPSSQQAQACLDTAGVGLLQTVILS from the coding sequence ATGAGTGCCAAGCTCTCCAAAGAGTTGAGGCTGTCCCTGCCGCCTTGTCTTCTGAACAGGACATCTGCCACCTTAAATACCAGCAGCACCTGCATCACGCAAGTGGGTCAACTCTTTCAGTCCTTCTCATCCACCCTGGTTTTAATTGTCCTGGTCACCCTCATCTTCTGCCTGATCCTCCTCTCCCTCACCACCTTCCACATCCAcaagaggaagatgaagaagCGGAAAATGCAAAAGGCTCAGGAGGAGTATGAACGGGACCATTGTGCCCGCAGCAGCAATAGCAGCAGccagcaccctgggacagtggtgCAGGGAGAGGCACCCCAAGGAAGAGACAGCCGACTGGGAAGACCCCCCCAGGACTCGGAGATCCAGCGCTCCTCTCCCTCGgcagcccccagctctcagCAAGCACAGGCTTGTTTGGACACAGCTGGTGTGGGGCTACTGCAGACGGTGATTTTGTCATGA